The Longimicrobium sp. genome segment CGCCTGGTGGTCACCAGCCTCACGCGGCCCGTGGGCAACCAGCCCAGCAACGCGCACAAGCTGTCGGTGCACCCGGCGGGGATGGCGGTAGACCTGCGGATCAGCCGCGACGCGGACTGCCGCGCCTGGCTGGAAGGCACCCTGCTGGCGCTGGAAAGCCGCGGCGTGCTCGACGTGACGCGCGAGCGGAACCCGCCGCACTACCACATCGCGGTGTTCCCGGGCGCCTACTCGGCCTACCTGGAGCGGGTCGGCGGAACCTCGGCCGCCGCGCAGTTCGCCAGCGCGCCCAGGCCCCGGACGGCCAGCCTCGAGGAGGAGCCCGCGTCCACCCGGACGGTGTCTCCGGTAAAGAAGCCCGCCGCCGCCGCGGCGCGCTTGGTGACGACGCCGGCCGACGACGACGAGAGCGGTGTGCTGGCGGTGCTCACCGTCTGCGTGCTGGTGTCCATCGCCTTCGCGGGCCGCAAGCGCCGGGTGCGCCGCGCCTGAACGCCGCGGCCCGGCCCAGAGATCATCCCACGCGCGCCCTGGCCGGAAGAATGGCCGGGGCGTCTGGCCATACGCGCAGCCCCAGGCACGAAAGGGCCAGGTCAACGGCCAGCTCCGCCGTCAGGTTCCGCTGGTCCAGGACGGGGTTCACCTCCACCACGTCCAGCCCCCGCACCAACCCGCTGCTGCCCAGCATCTCCATGGCCAGGTGCGCCTCGCGCACGGTCAGCCCGCCGGACACGGGGGTGCCCACGCCCGGCGCGAACTGCGGGTCCAGCACGTCCATGTCGAAGCTGACGTGGATGCCCTCCGTCCCCTCCGTCGCCACCGCGAGGGCCGCCTCCATCACCGCCGCAATGCCGTAGCGGTCGATGGACTCCATCGAAAACACCGTCACCCCCGCCTCGCGCATCAGCGCGCGCTCCCCCGCGTCCAGGTCACGCGTGCCCACGAACGCCACGTTCCGCGGGTCG includes the following:
- a CDS encoding DUF5715 family protein translates to MKILRVLSAAAVAGTLATAPAHAVEPTLRGSPSSMVRQHEVARASDYSFLRDAAEVKRLADAGYLQRVKPTDDFRLANVSHPYARPEVVTFIERLSAQYRDACSERLVVTSLTRPVGNQPSNAHKLSVHPAGMAVDLRISRDADCRAWLEGTLLALESRGVLDVTRERNPPHYHIAVFPGAYSAYLERVGGTSAAAQFASAPRPRTASLEEEPASTRTVSPVKKPAAAAARLVTTPADDDESGVLAVLTVCVLVSIAFAGRKRRVRRA